Genomic window (Apis cerana isolate GH-2021 linkage group LG1, AcerK_1.0, whole genome shotgun sequence):
gaaataaatataatgtcaattatttttttatatcataaagaaAGCTAAAATCattctatcattatttttttgtgcgtttttcataattaaatcaatatattctttgttattcttatattaaaaatatactgtatatatttaaaaataacgaaagttattttgacaaataatttatttaaaatttacatattcgaaaaatagtatttataaatatacaaaatatttatattcaatttaaaaaaatatattatttattaaagaaacaatttataacaattaattcatcgatttttataaaattttcaatttctttctcatCAGAACAAAAACTATAATCAGTCTTTAAAGTTATCTCGTAATACCACACTATTCTGCAGCAAGATAAATGGaatcaatttatatgatatcgAAATACAATAACAAGAACATAATTAGTTTTCgtaaataagtttaataacaatatatctatatatattaagaaagtaAATTATAGAAACCGATATATCAACTTTCATAAAATCAACtcatatctttcaatttttttcttttttcactacaacaataaaatcataacctctaaaaatcatataatatttcactcctcaaagaagataaataaaaccaATTATCGTATCGAAATCCGATTAAAGCGAACATCTTTACCGCAGAAATGGTTATATTCTCATCAAGAGATAAGCGCAACTTAAGTTTAATATTACGAAGCagcaaacaatatatattcccCTTTCCTTCCATTGATCGAAGAAAACAAGAGGGATAGAGATTACCTTCGATGCTATTAAACATGTATCATCCGGTTTCGCGCACGTGGGCCTTGTGCATTCATCCGGCCGCATATACACGAATCGAGTAACCAAGCCCGTGGTACAAGCCCGAGCACAACCTCCCTTAATTCAGcttcgtaattaattatacattgttATTTGCCGCGATAAGGGAGGCAGGGAACGCGTCGGGAAATTTATCCCCTGCCGCTCAACGGGATACGTCCGCGATTGTTTCTCGTTCGTTCCCCTCCACCGACAAACGTCGGGGATAATCGCGTGACTAACGATTAACTGAATTGCGAAGAAAGGGCGCGCGGTGTCGCGTGAAGCGCGCAAAATTACCGAGCGATATCGCGCGGAGACAGACGTATGGTGTAACGTTTATTAATGAGCAACGTGGtatattcgataattgaaTACGTGCGTTATCTTAATTGCggaaagaaatgataaatgttggtaaaaagaataaaaagatttcttattAAGCAGTCATTGAGAAGAATGAATGAATCTGATTAtttagcaaaaaaaagaatctatataatagaaattcattTGTATGAACAAGTTGATCTTTAGATtgagattgaattttttttattattacttaaaattcagatcaaaaatttgttgtttggataatttcgatgaaaatttgtttattttcatttttataattataaatttgattataaatttaagatttttgattATGCACAggtatttaaaagatttagattaagtaacaaattattttgaatgtgttctttttatgaaagaattcggatgaagaatgaaaataaaaatgcatttgcaaagggaaattcaaaaatgtatttagGAAAAGatttggataaaaaatatttagatataaatatcaaaaaaaatagaaaatccaTCGATAAGATGTATAGATttgtgagaaaaaaagaatttgaccaaaaaaatgtttgaaaaaaaagattttgatataaatttcaagaaaattgacaaattaattttaagttaaattaattttaagttttttgaaaaactaCCTAAAGATGGTCGGTAGCAAAAGATACAATAATAGAGTCCAACCattttggaattttgaatgaataaagaaaaaatgatttgataagatatacgaatttataaatgaatatttgttattctaaGAGTTTGCACTTGCttttgaatcattttatattatagtaaataaattgaattaacaaaagaatttatttatatgaataagtaaatttttaatttgtaatatataaatttttaaataagtttctaTTGCTCTAACttcaatggaataaaaattataaattgcgattttttagtaaatgtatattattatttatttctatttaattgtatttcaaaataaatagtaacaaTAGATTGGATGCATGtaacaattcaattatattaattatttttatttttaatagcgaatcataatgattttcttttatttttttctttttagttatattttagacattattaattattaaaaaaataaattatttataagaattaaataataacaaaaattaattaaaaaaacataaaataatcatattcaacttcaattttctaaatatcagTTTGTATTATCAGAGctaaatatatgtttagatataaacagaattttatcatgctaattaaaaattgtctcTACGTGAAATggatagaaagataaaataaataatatccaaaatctaaaattatatttttttgtgttaGATATATAGGCAATCTCAATtgcatgaatatatattattaatatcaaatagattattataattaatagaattttttaaaaatttatttcgtttaaagatcaacgataataaataataataataaatagcttGTAAAGGAATAATCTAACGGTGTATTAGTCTCAAGAATTCTTCTATAATTCTTCATCTACTAATAACAGTTATCTAAGGacgatcaaaaaagaaaattaaactatttggtgaaaaaattcttcacgGAATGTTAATCGAAAGCTCTTCGTTTCCAACACGCTGTTGATTGTCTGTTCCGTTAAACTTTTTGCCGTTAcgcctctttccttttttttttttttttaactctaatcacaaattaatcgatcgttGGCAACTGGTATTATCTTGGAGAACAGTTAAGAACTTACCTGTGTGCGTCCTCTGATGAGCTTTCAGATGTGAGCTCTTGGTATATACCTTCTTGCAACCCGGAAATTGGCATTTGTGTATCCTGCGCTTCGTATCAGGCGGACTGTGCTCATGGCTCCTCGCATGGTGCCTATTAGCCACGGTGCTCGCAGCCGCAGTTGTGCCTGCATGTGCATGTTGCGTGCCTGTAACTGCGGGATAGCCATTCGCTGTGACGGAGATCAGTCTGGAAGaacaatatagatattttgtatttatatttcgaattgtcaagaaattttttataaatgatttttttaaaaccgaTCTTTTCAACGAATTAATCTCGATGATTTGGcagatttaaaagatttttataaaggtttaattaaaatgttttgtgATTAACAGTTAcgattaaaagtattaattattaaattaaaatattaataatttaatcttatagGTAATCTCGATTACTGaggattgaaagaaaattctaatgttatatttatgaaataccgaatttttatttttattgaagaaaattttaagtatttcatataacaactttaaaaattatttcagaatttttttaaattttttttaaaattcaaagtaaGCCGATCCAACAAGTTCGAGAAAAGTTATAATTagctataattcaaaaaaatattagctattaagaaatattatttataatacttttttataatatttatatactgtttaagtttacaaaaaattttttaattgattcttttttttatcaatgttttaaaaattcttttctttcagagAAAAGTATTTAgagtaattaatttcaaaatcatttcaatcatattgatattaattctattacgaAATCCAACCCTTTAAAACAGCTTGTAAAGCAAAACGTAATAACTCGATATTGGATTGtacgttatatatgtatgttatttCAAACGATGAATAGTTCatcacgatattattattcaattattctattaattctattattaattattattaattctataaatactatttattctataattaattctataatataaatctcttAAGGTTATTAGTGAAACGGAAactaattcgaaatattatttgttaatgatatatgaataaatgaattatatccttacagaaaaaatgtaattttaaatataactgtttatatatgtaagattttaatgtttatatttttataattgtatttagttatatattttatatattacatatctataattgtatttatattttgttattttgttaattttattaaaaattccatctcaagttttgaataatatatatatatattcatttgttttttctattcttgtttatatatattaaatatttagtcttattttatcttattatattaaaacatttagtTCTTATTCATCATAtcttaaatcaatataaagcaatatatacatatatacatatataaagtttttttacgaTAACTCATAAGAAAATTAGCCTAACctgaaaattctgattttaataaaatttgattttaaaaaaattttgtatatagattatatgtatataatcgataattttatcgttaacAGATAATTTCATAGACAGagtgaaattgttaaaattttaatttattttcatattttaaatataatttcttgatattttctacaataaaataataacaatactaaatttcatatttaaaattatttcatattaaaaattttattctatattttacattacaaagtttatatatgtctttaaaaaacaaaaaaaaatgtaaaaacataaaaaatgatcttttactactaaaaaaaaaaaataaattagtttccattattttttgtacaaagtttcaataaaaatttaataaaaatgaaaaattaattaaaaatagagttacttttgataatttaatatgatttatatatttatatatatgttttatgattaattatttgtatcaatattttttaaatatataataatattcaaaacacgaatctgaaaaaaagaaaaaaaaaagaaattcatttacCTTGCGACACCCTGTGCGTTGCTAGTGGTAACCCTGACGATAGCGCTCCTGCCACCCGTCCCGTGAAGGTTGAGGTTCTGTACGTCGAGCATAGAACTCCCGCTCGACGAGTGACTGGAGTTGGAATGACCTTGACCCGAGCCCGGACTCGATGGTGGTGTCAGGATTTGACCTTCGCTTTCGCATCCGCtgtcctcttcctcctcgattTCCTGGTGCCGGTAACGTAATTCATTACGCAACGGGATTACGATAACGGAGGGAAGGGAGAGCCTCTGATTAAAGTGCAAGCAACTGGTTAAAACGATATCGAACATCGATACCAACGTGGCTCCATACGAATCGATCAATGCCAAATGACCCCGTAAACGGATTACATACAATCCAACGTACATAAACGCGTGGCGTGTGTGTACACGTGTGCACGAATTACACAAGGCATACAGGATTTACGCGATTCGCGGCGGAAAATGGAAAGAATcgtaatttgtatataacacTGGTGTTTGAcggtaattgaaatttgacgGGCATTGTACGCCGTTAAACGACATAGCTGTCTGAAAAAGGGTGAGGTAGAACCATAAACGCAGGTGTTCTTGTCGCGACATGTATTCCACtcgcaataattaattttgaacgtTACTTTCATGGAAATgcgaatttaatcatttgattcgagttttgattttgaaacttATTGAaagatcattatatttaatggtaTATTAGAAGTATTTACACTTTAAtctctataatttttagtataaatgtaattgtgtattatttcatgtttattttatcattcttatgattttatattcttctctaattaaaattttctctctccttctttttctagtatttgtcattttatttatacccttctttttttataaatataaataaatgtaatataaatataatataaatataaaatataaattagattactTCTAAATCTCtacaaaattcatatatattttctttataagattttatttaaaaattaaaagatatctagatttccaaatattataacatatttttagaaaataaaaaatgtaagatttttattttagaatattttaactaaataaaacaatattgatgtattttatatatttaaaattttttaatttttggaatatgaaaactaatttatatcttctattaatgctatttttgaaatttatttatttcaattctgtTTTGATATAGAagactaattattattattaattaattattatattattaattaattatttattaaattttattatttattatatttaattaataatatatttaattatttaaagacaatttctttttatgttacattttGTGCTAAAATAGagcgtttaaaatatttaataataataattaagaaatttttatatatatatagtcatagaaaaaatttaaatcgaatttttcgaacaatttagattttatccAGACAAAATGCGAAataatacacaaatatatagaatgattcatattatttcaatttttatggccataacaaaaaatatttcctatgAAATTGAATGGTTTCAGGaagaacatattttaatattactagtttttttatcaagaaatgcgtagaagatattaatattttttttttttgaatgagGTCATACTTTTTATTGCATcagtttacaatttaattctcaattctctaaaaaaaatatttatcttatgtctaaaaatcattaatttaaaagatatttattttattataacttaaagtttgtaaaatatatcatatattaaagaaagataaaaaatattctacatgttttgcttatttttcatatgataaattttacaaattttaaattaaaatatcttttaaattaatgattttttgacaaaagcaatagtttctttttaaaaatataatcaaatttatcaattaaaacaaTCAAAAGTATCCTATAATCCTATTCAAAAGAATATCAATGTTATAATGACTTATATGTTTTCTATATGttacatgtaaaaaaaaatacatcaaaTCATTGCATAACATCAGAATATGTCTTTCTTGAAACctatcattgaaaaattttttatcgataataataagaacataaaataaaaatatttgataaatcatcatgtatagtaaaaaatatatatattgaaggaaagacatcattaatataaaaatctctagtataaataaaaaaaaatatataaatttgtttaaagcaAAAAATGAGGAGCAAAAGATTCGAAAGATGAACATGCAAATCCGACTAGGACGCACCTCGTGCTCCTCGTCCTCTTCGAGGTCCTCGCTGGGCTCTTTTTTGAGAATGAACGCCGTGCACGAAACGGAAGGCGAACTATCCCAAGAACACGCCGAACTCGATGACGACATCGACAAGGAATCGAGGTGCCGGTCCAGAAGATCCCTATCACGGCCATTGTGGTTGTGATCACCAGGACTGAACTTAATATCGTCCAAGCAGAGCGTTTCTCTGTCTTCTGACGACGTCGTCACCTACATCGCACGATCATcagcgaaaaaagaaagaaacgactTTGACACGTGGTTCCAGACACGTTTGAAAGTGAATGGAACTCGAAAAGCGAcctcgaaaaatttcttattattggaTGTAGATACTCACCTCCATTTTAATTGGTGATTCGAATTGTGCGTTGGCGGTGCCAGTGGTCGCTGTCCACGAAATAGGAGGCCTGAAGAGATTCCAGGGTGCTGTATCTAACTCTGTGGGCAACTTTTTGTACGACTGCAGTTTCGGTTCGTCCTTCAGGTACCTCTCCATCTCGTAGCAtgtctgaaataaaaaaaaaacagaattaatttaaaattcttaaaagtttattatgaaatcaattttatataaaaattttaattttaattatttaatcttaattatttaattttattataattattatatattatattatatttatattatattatattatatattatatatattatattatatattatatatattatatttattataattatttaattttaattatttaatcatagtaataaatgaataatattttatttaaaaaaatgtttttcaatattttaaaaatctattaaatataatcgtaaataatttcaacgattttttcttaaaattttatgaataagattttaatgatattaatgattttatatcttatatattgatttcattGATAAATGCTTGAATGATTTCACGAGTAacaattttgatatatcattatatataaactatttataagattatattatctattatataaggttattatttatttttatattctagattaaatttaagatccgtaatgaataaaaataataataaattttctttgaagaagtaagattattatattataagagattttattgattatattgatttatattgattatatatatatatatataatgaaaaactaaaaaattgtacacaattatttagattaattttctgATACTTGTAACTCGaaacaatattatagataacaagaagtttttcaactttttgttaattatatatcgttttataaatatatattattaatatcaaaaaattaattcgtgcaaatatatataattttttaatttttcagcttgtatccataaaaatattttaaaaatatttaattatcattcttatcatcaatattattatatgatattattattatatgataatcagTGAACAACAAATTTCGACAAGAATTCATCGTACGACGGAATGCAATGAGGAAAAGGGAATCTGACAAGCGTTGTGGCGTGAAATCGCGGAAGGCGTAGAGCGAACTATCTTTTGAACGTCGTCTACGTATCGGATGTCTGCGAAACCTTTCGATCCGTTCGCGAGGTAAACACCTGCGGCGATACGAGAACTTCTCGAGACAGCGGCAAAATTATCTGCAACAGCCAAGCGACCGTATACGCGAAAACACATCCACGCACCGCGTCATGTCGTTCGACATAGCTACTCGTGAGTTACCGAACTTCCTtatccctcttcctcttttacTTTCAGCCCTGTAGGCCATGCCAGTCTGCTGCAATTCCTTAGAGATGAAGTGCAAAGTTGTGCCATACTTTGGTCTACATgaggaattaattatatgtgaaCTATGCTCCGCAATAAAATTACATCGCCATTGATTCACTATTCTTTGCGAatcttttgttctttttattgtcTGGTTATTTTTGTGGAATCAGTGCCGTGGAATCGGTGCCGtggtatattctttattattagattcatgtttatttcaaatttttttcatatttattcattttattaattaattaattaggtGAACTATTTTATGCAAGCGAAGattcataattattgatataattagaggaaaattttaaaaatgatatatacaatTCAAAAGTTACTGAGAAGTTTATTTTCGGAAAGTTTAGATTTGATTGATCAATGGAtcaattactattataataataaaaacatttattatctaaatattttattttattatatatttactaatctattataaataataaattgtgaaatatggAATGTATTTTGCCGTATTAGatattccaaattaatttttcaattttgcattatatttcaatctccaataaatgctttaataaaacatttaaaagttTCTCAAATAACaactaaaatattcaaaaataaaatttcactttcatttaaatatagtaaaatatgttacaaaagattaataattaaattacattaaaatatcaatatcaaagttccttaatttaaatattaaatttcattgaataatttatcttatacaaAATGAGTGAATTGAAtacgaaatgaataaataaatgaattttatatgaatttctaaTCTCTGTAACTTGCTAACTATATCTTAGCTATTGAATTATCGAAACTCGAGATTCTCAGAAGTCGATGCAAATTCTTGGAAAGGGAAAGGTCTGATGCAATGAGAACAAAATGTTCACTCTCCCTTGTCTCTTTGTTAGCACTATCAGTCGGCTCTAAAATAGCCTTATAGAAAAGAGGAATTATTGCATGGCGGCGGCGGAGATAAGTGGTTTCATTCGTGAAACCGGCGAACAAAATCGTTCCCGGTAACCGTTAGCGGTGGTAATAAATTGGCAGAGAATGCCCGAAGGAAGACGCTTACTGGTACACGGTTACCAGTTATCACGGCAAAGCCTATGGCAAGTAAGGAGAGTAAAATGTCTCGGTTCGACTCGACCGCATAATTTACTGCGACTAGAAGATCGTGTcgccaataattaatatcctgCGCTTCGGTAATATCTTTGAAGATTCATAAAGACGAAATactcaatattattttcttgaaatcgtTGAGGAATTTCGAGTTAAGATTGATTTGGAGTACGATGAATAATTCTAATCTGCGAAGAACAGTCACATTATCAAAAGTATGAGTAGTAATGAGAGTTCGGCTTGAACAAAGATCAACAAAATCTTTGTGTTTTACAAGAAACATTTATCTTGAACGTTGATAAAATCCATTTATTATTGTGATCTATTTTGAATAGCTTTCATTTCGAGTATTAcgatatatcttctttttggAGGAATAATAAcgctattatttaaatttctcgccGTTGTACTGTCGCATAAATCATctaatatgaaaaatctttagaatacattaaacagaaagaaagaaatttaaagaaaggaATTTATCAAGGATATCAGGAAATGAAaagtatagatatatatagatgtgaatataataattaaaatttgagaaaagatCATATGTTTGAAATAGATTAtcaatcgagaaaaattttaatgatgcaTAATATCACcagaattttcattgaatatcGTGTAGCTGCACAGAAAATTAGTTACTTATAAAGCAAAaactataaaagaaagaataaaataataatattcatgattgtttatattgaaaaaatttatcaaagaaattgtttttaataatttcatttgtgaaaagatttctaaaaaataggagaaataataatagataatttataagataaaactctgattgaaaattatagatacagttgatattaatataatatattttcagataatcaaaaagtatattatagtt
Coding sequences:
- the LOC107999823 gene encoding Krueppel-like factor 6 isoform X3, with the protein product MDILPSGNIFRELQDIHDTGYFSAQPSLEDHWQQTCYEMERYLKDEPKLQSYKKLPTELDTAPWNLFRPPISWTATTGTANAQFESPIKMEEIEEEEDSGCESEGQILTPPSSPGSGQGHSNSSHSSSGSSMLDVQNLNLHGTGGRSAIVRVTTSNAQGVARLISVTANGYPAVTGTQHAHAGTTAAASTVANRHHARSHEHSPPDTKRRIHKCQFPGCKKVYTKSSHLKAHQRTHTGEKPYKCSWEGCEWRFARSDELTRHYRKHTGAKPFKCRHCDRCFSRSDHLALHMKRHV
- the LOC107999823 gene encoding Krueppel-like factor 6 isoform X2 codes for the protein MERYLKDEPKLQSYKKLPTELDTAPWNLFRPPISWTATTGTANAQFESPIKMEVTTSSEDRETLCLDDIKFSPGDHNHNGRDRDLLDRHLDSLSMSSSSSACSWDSSPSVSCTAFILKKEPSEDLEEDEEHEEIEEEEDSGCESEGQILTPPSSPGSGQGHSNSSHSSSGSSMLDVQNLNLHGTGGRSAIVRVTTSNAQGVARLISVTANGYPAVTGTQHAHAGTTAAASTVANRHHARSHEHSPPDTKRRIHKCQFPGCKKVYTKSSHLKAHQRTHTGEKPYKCSWEGCEWRFARSDELTRHYRKHTGAKPFKCRHCDRCFSRSDHLALHMKRHV
- the LOC107999823 gene encoding Krueppel-like factor 7 isoform X1, whose protein sequence is MDILPSGNIFRELQDIHDTGYFSAQPSLEDHWQQTCYEMERYLKDEPKLQSYKKLPTELDTAPWNLFRPPISWTATTGTANAQFESPIKMEVTTSSEDRETLCLDDIKFSPGDHNHNGRDRDLLDRHLDSLSMSSSSSACSWDSSPSVSCTAFILKKEPSEDLEEDEEHEEIEEEEDSGCESEGQILTPPSSPGSGQGHSNSSHSSSGSSMLDVQNLNLHGTGGRSAIVRVTTSNAQGVARLISVTANGYPAVTGTQHAHAGTTAAASTVANRHHARSHEHSPPDTKRRIHKCQFPGCKKVYTKSSHLKAHQRTHTGEKPYKCSWEGCEWRFARSDELTRHYRKHTGAKPFKCRHCDRCFSRSDHLALHMKRHV